A stretch of Chionomys nivalis chromosome 2, mChiNiv1.1, whole genome shotgun sequence DNA encodes these proteins:
- the LOC130870529 gene encoding 60S ribosomal protein L29-like has protein sequence MAKSKNHTTYNQSRKWHRNGVKKPRSQRYESLKGFDPKFLRNMCFAKKHNKKGLKKMQANNAKAMSARAEAIKALVKPQVVKPKVPKGPSCKLTHLTLMAHPKLGKQIRSYMARGCRLQKTKPKFQAKAEASAAAQAPKGAQAPVKAP, from the coding sequence atggccaagtccaagaaccacaccacatACAACCAGtcccggaaatggcacagaaacggcgtcaagaaaccccggtcacaaagatacgaatctctcaaggggtttgaccccaagttcctgaggaacatgtgctttgccaagaagcacaacaaaaaaggcctgaagaagatgcaggcaaataatgcaaaggccatgagtgcacgtgcggaggccatcaaggccctggtgaagccccaggtggtgaagcccaaggtgccaaagggccccagcTGCAAACTCACCCATCTGACTTTAATGgctcaccccaagcttgggaagcagattagaagctacatggccaggggttgtaggctccaaaaaacaaagcccaagtttcaagccaaggcagaggcctcagctgcagctcaggctcccaaaggtgcccaggcccctgtgaaggccccataa